In Sphingomonas sp. SORGH_AS_0950, the following are encoded in one genomic region:
- a CDS encoding biopolymer transporter ExbD encodes MAMSAGSDDGEPMMDMNTTPLIDVMLVLLIMFIITIPIQTHAVKVDLPVNSKNNTPVVNSEKNKVGIDAAGTVTWNGTPVDEVTLRQYLDQTAAMNPEPELHFQPAPDAKYVKVDEILAVIKRSAVSKLGFIGNEQYRNDF; translated from the coding sequence ATGGCAATGAGCGCCGGATCCGATGATGGCGAGCCGATGATGGACATGAACACGACGCCGTTGATCGACGTCATGCTCGTGCTCCTCATCATGTTCATCATCACCATCCCGATCCAGACTCACGCGGTGAAGGTCGACCTGCCGGTCAACTCGAAGAACAACACGCCCGTCGTGAACAGCGAGAAGAACAAGGTCGGCATCGACGCCGCCGGTACGGTGACCTGGAACGGCACGCCGGTCGACGAGGTGACGCTGCGTCAGTATCTCGACCAGACGGCCGCCATGAACCCCGAGCCGGAACTGCACTTCCAGCCGGCCCCCGACGCCAAATATGTCAAGGTCGACGAGATCCTGGCAGTCATCAAGCGTTCGGCGGTCAGCAAGCTCGGCTTCATCGGCAACGAGCAGTATCGCAACGACTTCTGA
- a CDS encoding biopolymer transporter ExbD, whose translation MAMSVGGDSAEKPMSEINTTPLVDVMLVLLIIFLIAVPVVIQTVPLKLPSVRFDPTTTKPENVSLSVTSENGQCKVYWGLSPVTSTELRDKAVQKLKAEIERLGPNITPDQLPEAHIRGDVNTPYRCIGGTIYTMQQAGFARVGFISEPPPGGNPRA comes from the coding sequence ATGGCGATGAGCGTTGGCGGGGACTCCGCCGAGAAACCGATGTCGGAGATCAACACGACGCCCCTCGTGGACGTCATGCTGGTTCTCCTCATCATCTTCCTGATCGCGGTTCCGGTCGTGATTCAGACCGTTCCGCTCAAGCTGCCGAGCGTCCGCTTCGATCCGACGACGACGAAGCCGGAAAACGTCTCGCTTTCGGTGACCAGCGAAAATGGTCAGTGCAAGGTGTATTGGGGCCTCAGCCCCGTGACCTCGACCGAGCTGCGCGACAAGGCGGTTCAGAAGCTGAAGGCCGAGATCGAGCGGCTCGGGCCGAACATCACGCCCGATCAGCTGCCCGAGGCGCATATTCGCGGCGACGTGAATACGCCGTATCGGTGCATTGGCGGCACCATCTACACGATGCAGCAGGCCGGTTTCGCCCGTGTCGGCTTCATCTCCGAGCCGCCCCCCGGCGGCAACCCCCGCGCCTGA
- a CDS encoding MotA/TolQ/ExbB proton channel family protein: protein MLTTILAAGGAAAGAENPYGLGQALKEGGLISQSVFTILCLMSIVSFYILFSKLFEQQKIINQAKRVRQGFWSSNSLREGSAKLEKNSAYKQIVDDGLAAQDQHSKLTDPVEAHDWLHGSLARSEAAINSKLGGGLAFLATVGATAPFIGLFGTVIGIYRALIKIGSSGQASIDAVAGPVGEALIMTALGLVVAVPAVLAFNWLQRRNKGIAEDLSSFSNDVLGFLASNGAVRPAVAGAKPTAVKATPATTTAGQAGGVQTRA from the coding sequence ATGCTCACCACCATCCTCGCCGCGGGCGGCGCTGCGGCCGGTGCCGAAAATCCGTACGGCCTCGGCCAGGCTCTGAAAGAGGGCGGCCTCATCTCGCAGTCGGTGTTCACCATCCTCTGCCTGATGTCGATCGTGTCGTTCTACATCCTGTTCTCGAAGCTGTTCGAGCAGCAGAAGATCATCAACCAGGCGAAGCGCGTTCGTCAGGGCTTCTGGTCGTCGAACTCGCTGCGCGAAGGTTCGGCCAAGCTCGAGAAGAACTCGGCCTACAAGCAGATCGTCGACGACGGTCTGGCCGCGCAGGACCAGCATTCGAAGCTGACCGATCCGGTCGAAGCGCATGACTGGCTGCACGGCTCGCTGGCGCGTTCGGAAGCCGCGATCAACTCGAAGCTGGGCGGCGGTCTCGCCTTCCTGGCGACCGTCGGTGCGACCGCGCCGTTCATCGGTCTGTTCGGTACGGTTATCGGCATCTACCGCGCGCTCATCAAGATCGGCTCGTCGGGCCAGGCGTCGATCGACGCGGTCGCCGGTCCGGTCGGTGAAGCGCTCATCATGACCGCGCTGGGTCTCGTCGTCGCCGTTCCGGCGGTGCTCGCCTTCAACTGGCTGCAGCGTCGTAACAAGGGCATCGCGGAAGACCTGTCGTCGTTCTCGAACGACGTGCTGGGCTTCCTGGCCTCGAACGGTGCGGTTCGTCCGGCCGTTGCCGGTGCCAAGCCGACCGCCGTCAAGGCGACCCCGGCGACGACCACGGCCGGTCAGGCCGGTGGCGTTCAGACGCGCGCCTGA
- a CDS encoding energy transducer TonB encodes MAYTDQKMSGGKVVAIVIVVLIHAALGYAFVTGLAYQYVKKATEKLDTFNVEEPPPPPPPDEPPPPPPEQPNLPPPPTTVVTPPPIVNVPSPAPTISTTSIIPLSQPTAPPAPPAPPAPPAPPPAPTVSKAAGLRGNPGQYFGPDAYPPSAQREGAEGRVSAKLSIGTDGRVTDCTILSGSGNRALDDATCRISKARVRFTPAQDAAGNPVASSYTLNIRWQLPQE; translated from the coding sequence ATGGCCTATACTGACCAGAAGATGTCCGGGGGCAAGGTGGTCGCGATCGTTATCGTCGTGCTCATCCATGCTGCCCTGGGCTACGCCTTCGTCACGGGACTGGCATACCAGTACGTGAAGAAGGCGACCGAAAAGCTCGACACGTTCAACGTGGAGGAGCCGCCGCCCCCGCCACCGCCGGATGAACCGCCGCCCCCGCCGCCGGAGCAGCCCAACCTGCCTCCGCCGCCGACCACGGTGGTGACGCCGCCGCCGATCGTCAACGTGCCCTCGCCGGCGCCGACGATCTCGACGACGAGCATCATCCCGCTCAGCCAGCCGACCGCACCGCCGGCTCCGCCTGCGCCGCCGGCTCCGCCCGCGCCGCCGCCTGCGCCGACGGTCTCGAAGGCTGCCGGTCTGCGCGGTAACCCGGGCCAGTATTTCGGTCCCGACGCCTATCCGCCCTCGGCCCAGCGCGAAGGCGCGGAAGGCCGCGTGTCGGCCAAGCTGTCGATCGGCACCGATGGGCGCGTCACCGACTGCACGATCCTGTCGGGCAGCGGCAACCGGGCCCTTGACGATGCCACCTGCCGCATCTCCAAGGCGCGCGTGCGTTTCACGCCCGCCCAGGACGCGGCCGGCAACCCCGTCGCATCGTCGTACACGCTTAACATCCGTTGGCAGCTGCCACAGGAATAA